The genomic region TCAAGGAGAAGACCGTGGTCACATCTATCTTTCCATAACTAGCTACCTTTCTTAGGGTCTCTCCGCTTCTGTCTGTACAGTTTGGATGCCGAAATCAGAGTGTTTGTGTTCTGTCAGAGCCGGCTTTTATACCCTCCGATATAGACCATCTGAGTCATTCAAGTGTTTTACATGCAAGGGTAGGATTACATAATCAAGCGTGCGGGAGAATGCACGAGAATAGTTCAGGACCCGGatgaacacatgtaaacaatacacaacgaTGCCTGATCGGTATGTGTTATCTATTTTCATTACACTACCCACGCCTTCGAGGTTGAAGCTTCCATGCTTCTTAATTATGTTAGAACGAAATCAAAGAACCAAAGGAaagcaattatttacaaaacaaataaactttCTTTATTAATCCAGCAGTGTTGAAACACTAGTGTACGGACATTTCGTTTAAGTGAGGTCCGTCCAAATGTTGTGGGCATCTAGCCTATTCTCTATTTCCAGTGAAGGTATCCAAATAAAAGTAGGTTTCATCTACCGTGGTTTGTTTCACTTGCTTGCTTGCCTCATGATATCGACAAGTGGTCGTGACTGTCCGCTTAGTTTTGTTCATGGCGGGCTCCGTCTGGACTCCAACACTAACAAAACGTCGACTAACCGTACTCGTATGTCGCTTCGTGGGATGAGTTACTGGTTTCGGGATGACATGTCGCAGATCTGTGGCACGTAGCCTTTTGCCTGGTTCACCACTTTGTTCTGCTATTCTCTTCTTATGAAATGGCAGTGTAGGTTTTGTTGATTTCCTGATCACCCGACCCATCAAAGAATCATCCGGGGGTACAGGATTTGTGGCCACTGCTGTAGCTGAGGTTGAAGGTCTGTTGTCAGATGGGACAACTGGCTCAGTAGTTTCTTTCTCCGACTCCTCGGACAGTAAGCCCCCAGGGTCCTGTTTTTGCCAATCTTCTGTTTCCTTAGGCGAAGGATAGGAATCATCATCCGACCCATCGTCACTATCACTACTGGAGCTGCTTGAGCTGTCACTGGATCCTGCGGTCTGCTTATCCTCTGGTAGATTAGACACATGGACGGTCTCAGGTTGGCTGTTTTTGTCCATACCCTTCTCTTCGATATGTCTTTTCTCATGACGGGTAAGGTATACTTGCTTTGTAGTCGTGAAATTACAATGAGTACAGGCAAATGCATTCTTTTCAGAGTGTTTCAGACCACACATCACAAGATGCTCCCTGAGCTCTTCTGTTCCAGCGGTTCTGAACTTGCACATAGGACATGCCTTCATTGGGGTCGTCTTTGTGTTTACCATTCTCTGAAAGTACCAAAAGCTTTGATTAGTGGTATATCTTCTTCATGTGATACAGGTATTTTATGATAGAACATCTCAAGACATAGACTAGTACAAAATATAGTCAGAGTGTTTGGCAGGTGCTTTCCTATGTCTGCGACCCTGTTTTGGGTTAGTTTCTATATTCTTAGAACTAATATTCTTAAGGTCTCTCCCAGACTCGTTTTCACTCTCTTTGAAAGTAGCACTCTCCTCACACCAATCACTTCTACTGTCATCAACTTGCTTGCTCTCGAAACAACTCTCGTCAACCTGAGTCTGTTGCTCTTTAACTTTTGCAAAATCCTCTGCATTCTCATTCCTGAGCATCTGAACTTTTTTTTGCTTCATGCGGTCTACATGAATTACTTGTAGCTTCCCTTTTCGCCCACAATGTACGCGATATGTGACGTCAGTGAGCTTTGATATCACTCGGAATGGACCCTTCCAGCGACAGGCTAGCTTTGAACTTTGTCCTGTCTTGACGTTGGGAAAGAAAACGAATACATCATCACCAGCTTTGAATGGTTGCCAGGAGAGTTTCTGATCATGAAGCTTCTTCTGTCTAAGCATTCGTCCCTTTACACTTTCTCTGACTAACTGATGTGCGTCTTCCATCTTTTCCTGTAGCTCCCACGCCCATGTATTCTGTGGTAATGCTTTCAGATTTCGTGGCATTGAGTATTGTAGATCTAGTGGAGTAGAAGTTTCTCTTCCAAGCATCATGAAGTTTGGGGAATTGGAAGTGGTCTCATGTTCGGTTGACCGATATGCCATCATGACATATGGCAAGTGTCTGTCCCAGTCAGTGTGTCGCTCATTCACAAATGCCCTCAACATGGTAACCAGTGTCTTATTGAACCGCTCAACCATACCATCTGACTGCGGGTGATAGGGAGTGGTACGGGTCTTTTGAATTTGCAGTATACGACACATTTCCCGAAACAATGCACTCTCAAACTGAGAGCCCTGATCTGAATGGATAATACTGGTGACTCCGAATCGACAGACGACTTCTTCTACCAGTATGCGTGCTACGGTCTCTGCGTTCATGTTTTGCATTGGAAAACTTTCTGTCCACTTTGTGTAGTAGTCGGAGATAACCAAGATGTGCCTGTTGCCATCATCGGTCTCCGGCAATTCGCACAGAATGTCCATAGCTATGCGCTCCATTGGGTATCCCGATTCAGTTATCTGCATAGGTGCTCTCTTGGTTTTTGTCATGTTCTTGCTCTTAGCACACATCGTGCAACCAGTGACATATCGTTTGATATCATCTTGTATCCCAGGCCAGTAATACTGTTGGCGGATCTTGGCAAGAGTCTTTCTTGTTCCCAGATGAGCAGCTGTCTTGTTATCATGGGCATGACCAAGGATTGTGCGACGTTCGTTTCTAGGAACTATAATATGAACTACTCCTTTTTGTGTTTTTCTCACCAATAGATCATCTTGAATGGACAGTATTTCAAACTGTGACCATAGGGATTTCACTGTTTTGTTTCTGCCACCTATGGACTTATACCCAGGTCTTTCCCCTTTCTTGACCCAGTCAATAACCAGACCTAAGTCATCATCTTCCTCTTGTTTTTCGCTCAGGGTTTTCTCAcgtttttctttttcatcaGATTTACAAGGGTCTATGCTCCTCACTATCTGAGCTGTAGATTCAGTTGCTCGATTGTCTGCCTTCAGTTCCCAGTCTGGGTCAAAGTTGCATTGACGACAAGGGATCCTGCTCAGTCCATCGGCATTCTGATGTTGCTTCCCTGGTCGATGAATGATGTGCATGTCATATGAGCTTAACACCTGAAGCCATCTTGCCATCTGGCCCTCTGGGTCTTTGAAATTCAGCAACCATCTGAGCGAACTGTGGTctgttctgacagtaaactttCTGCCATACAGATAATGCCGGAAGTATTTTGTGAAATTGACGACAGCCAGTAATTCTTTACGCGTTACGCAATACTTCCTCTCTGCCTTGGTCAATGTTCGTCCTGCAAATGCTATGGGTCTCTCTATGCCATCAATTTCCTGTGATAGTGCAGCCCCAATAGCTTCATGACTCGCATCGGTGTCGAGTATGAACTCTTTACTAAAATCAGGGTGGGCCAGAGTTGTTGCACTTGTCAATTCTCTTTTCAGAATCTCATACGCTTCCTGACACTGAGGTGTCCAATCAAATTTCCGTCCCTTTTCTGTCAGCTTGTGTAGGCATTTCGCAATCACAGAAAAGTTCCTGACAAACTTTCTGTAATAACTACAGAACCCCAGGAATGACCGCAGTTGTTTGATGTTGACTGGGACTGGCCACTCCGCAACTTTCTACACCTTATCTGGGTCGGTGGAGATACCTTCCTCCGAGATCTTGTGGCCAAGGTAAATGACTTCTTTGGCAAACAGACAACATTTTCTCGCCTTTAGCTTTAATCCAGCTTCTTGTAAGCGTTTGAAAACTTGTTGCAGATTCTCAATCATGTCTTCAAATGTCTTCCCGGTCACGATTATATCGTCTAGGTAAATTAAACAGGTCTGCCACTGTAAACCTGCTAGTACCGTTTCCATCAGTCTCTCGAATGTCGCAGGAGCTGACGCTAGACCAAAAGGCATGACCGTGAACTCATAAAGACCTGTTCTTGTCGCGAATGCAGTCTTCTGGCGATCTTCAGGAGCCAAATCAACCTGCCAATAACCGGAGTTTAGGTCGAGTGTTGAGAACCACGAGCAACCTGACATTTGATCAAGAGCCTCGTCAATACGTGGAAGTGGATACGCATCCGGAATGCTAACAGCATTCAGCTGTCGATAATCCACGCAAAATCGTAAGCTCCCGTCCTTCTTTTTCACGAGGACGATCCCAGAACTCCATGGACTGGAGGATTTCTGTATGATCCCTCTGTCAAGCATATCCTTTACTTGTCTATCAATCTCGGGACCAAGATTGCCTGGCACTCTTCTTACTGGCTGTTTTATGGGTTTGGCACCCCCAGTGTTGATCTTATGTTGAATCAAGTCTGTTCTACCCAGATCGTCGTCGGTAACGGCAAACAGGTTCTGATGTTTTAGCAGCAATTCATACCCAGCGTTGTATTGATCTGTTGTAAGATTATTTTTGGAGTCATTCAACAATGTTTGGATATCTGCCCTAAGTCCAGCTACTTTGTTAGGTGTCGGTTCGTCGACGGTTCCCATTACACCATCAATAGTGCTGACCTGAGCAATCGTTGTTCCTGGGTAAAATTGTTGACTCTCGTTGCCCAGATTCATTAATCTTACAGGCACCGTAGTATCATACTGCACAAGTGCCCTAGCGACCAATGCTCTCTCTGTCTTAAGAAAAGTCGCTGGTTTCTCAACTAGAAGTAGTTTGCTGGCTGTTTCACCTTCTGGTAAACATACCTTCCCTTGGACCACGACCTCACTGTTGGCAGGAATGGTT from Pecten maximus chromosome 11, xPecMax1.1, whole genome shotgun sequence harbors:
- the LOC117337709 gene encoding transcription factor HIVEP2-like produces the protein MVNTKTTPMKACPMCKFRTAGTEELREHLVMCGLKHSEKNAFACTHCNFTTTKQVYLTRHEKRHIEEKGMDKNSQPETVHVSNLPEDKQTAGSSDSSSSSSSDSDDGSDDDSYPSPKETEDWQKQDPGGLLSEESEKETTEPVVPSDNRPSTSATAVATNPVPPDDSLMGRVIRKSTKPTLPFHKKRIAEQSGEPGKRLRATDLRHVIPKPVTHPTKRHTSTVSRRFVSVGVQTEPAMNKTKRTVTTTCRYHEASKQVKQTTVDETYFYLDTFTGNRE